GCTGTTTTACAATcaatccccctcccttctgccagGCTAAATTTGTTCCTACTGTGTACTCACTGCCTTAAACTACTGCCATGCACAAATTAATCTTATAAAACAAAATTCAAAGTGACTATCGTCCACAATTTTGATATAATTGTAATACCAATTCAGTGTAAGTTTAAATACTTTGAACAGTTTAAGCAATGCAGCTTTACTGATGTGTTAAGTTGCTTATCCCCCTGATGAATGTTTTGGTGTGGCTGGCTTTCTACTCGGTGGAGTGCTGCTCTTCGTGTCGTTGTTTGACTCCACTAGAAAACCAGTCATAAAGTTCTTCGACAATGCCTTTGGTGAGAGATCAGTGAGGCGGCGGCGTGACGTAGGGACTGGCCTCGAGTCGCATGTTGCTGCAGCTTTTGACGCCTTCACTGCTGCTCTTGACAAGATGGAAGTGATTGCTAAGATGAATCTGAATTATCTTTAATACTTTTGAGAATGTTAGCACAATTGTACACCAGTCATGTATAAATAGTGATCATAAATTTTTGTTCTTAATAACCTCTAGCAAGTCTGATTGTTTACTTCATAGGCAATTGGCAAATGTGAGTCTAGTGGTAGTAAGTATTTAAATACAAAAGTTGATTATTTATATAAAGGTGCAAGTTTAAtagtcaatccccccccccccgcaaaggGGTCTCCTTGCCAGGGTAAGTAGCCTGTTGGGTTTGGCTCGGCCTCCCACCTCATGCCTGCTTTGGGTGTTGTACTTAAAAAGGAGACCAACGTAGGTTGAGGTTCTCAGTTAGGATCATCGGACCACCAACTGGCGGGATTTCTGGTGAGGGAGTTATTTTCAGAGGTATGTTAGTCTCTGGGATCGTGCAAGCCGGAGAATACTTTGCACCGGCGTGAGAGAATGTACAATACCGTAGGACTGTTTAAAACTGGAGCACTGCTTGGGACAATGCCCTTAACTGCGTCGACAAGCATTTGACGCCTTTGCATGCCCGGTAAGTGGTCTCCCTCAGCTCCGGCCAGAGCAGAGCAAAACTGGTGACGGGCCAAGGCTGGACGAGAAATGTAGGTACCTTTTCAAACTGCTAATttgtttaatctttgttaaatacATGATATATGTACAaggtatataataaataatatttattcaggtaagtgCATACATGAAAGATGCATTACAATGTTGGATTTTTAGAGATAGTTCATACGATaggtaaagccactattacgaacAGTTTCGGGCAATGTTGGAAACGGACTAAAACTTGAAACTAATTGATCAAAGCATAAATTGAATTAACAAAACACAAAAATAGGAATGATATGATGTATGGAAGGACAGAAATTGAAACAGAACGGCAAAAGTAATTTTAACTATAGACTACAATTTTCTAAATTTATGCATGGCGGATATCGGCAGTTAGTTGGTCAATAATCAATGTTAGAAAATAGCAAGACAgtctgacatttaggaggtaaggtatATTACCTGGAGTTTATTCGGTAGTACTTAaaatttttctcttaaactggttgagaagaGTACAATGACATGATTGGgaaagtcattccacattctgggtcccaagaattgcagagcatttctagtttgcatATTCTAGCATATtccaagtcgcactcttggaatatcaaataggtattttacCAGTGTGGTGCCCCCTACCCTTTACAGTCATTTGTCgtcatgagggggcttggtgggtcgCTGCAGGAGTGTGATGTTCCACGGGACGGTCCTGTTTTCCTTTTGAAGCCTTGTCTCCTGctgtcttcactaattgtgctggtTGCTATTTCCTCTTCATAGTTTCATTTttctttccttccccccccccccttctttctaGTTCTTTCCCGGCTACTTTTTGACATTAttgattattctttcggacaTCTGTTTTTACGCctgggtgtttggggaggcactcGCCCATAGAACTGTGGTAAAACGTTGCGAGCGAGGGGgatgcttttattgtcaatcctcgccttcgttactgaacccgatctcgacgaactgatggttcttaaggtggcaatTGCTGGgcatactcacgatgcaccccttggagaggggggtggggctgtcttgttgggtgtcctatcctctaattgtggctctatgATGGGTTCAGGGGCTTATTTGTGAATGTAATTTACCTACTCGTTTCTTGTGACGCTGAATGATCCTCATCACTTCCCAGGCTGGTGGGAAGTGATGAGGATCATTCAGCAGCAGCACAGTCACTCTCTCCCCTTCCACGAGtctgactgtgttggaagaccagtctCTGAAGCCTTCACTACATTGGGCCTAGACCAAgctactcctttgaccctcccGACTACCCCCTCCACTCCCCTTTGTGGTAGGGTTGAACCCCAAGCTCCCAGTGGTGACCATCTCATCACCTGGAGTGGCTACTTCTCTTTGTGACAACTGCACCTTTTACCTCCACCCCTTTTATTGGGGGTGTACGgcaccgaccccccccccctcccatttggGGTGCTCGGGGCCGACTCCCCTCCCATTTGGGGTGCTCAGCGCAGACTCGCCATCCCAATCCTGGTGATGGTTCACCCGCCGAATTGGGTTTGGCTTGATCAGATGTTCTGGTTCCTTCCTTTTCGCCTCTCTTGCGATTTGGCCTCCAGGGGCCTTGTATCCACTGCTGCGTTGCCAGCTTTttcgggtttttcagggttccgtgccttggcacctacctGAACCCTCGCTCGATGTGATCAGGTacgcgtcgtctcttggctggggctttgtgaccagtgttcatcaggccggccaggggcggtggggtccgtccttccgtcgggctctcagcacggtgcgggagttggcggcggtgtggtttgggttttggagggttcgggtcgcccGTGGATCTACGATCCAGCTCCATTCGAACTCCTCCCCGGTAGTTCATTGCTTGAACCGAGGGTGCGatacggtccttgtctctttaggGCTGGTGGCTTTGGGCGACTCGTCTGCTgcgttctcagggtttggctctcctggtggttcatgtcaggggagtgtccaacgtcctaGCGGACAGCCTGTCCTGGTTTGTTTCCCTGTCCCAAAATGGATGGTAGATGccaactccttcagttggctctacCAGACATTATGGCGCCCGGAGGTGGACCACATCGTGTAGGCGTGGTTGAGGATTCTTATGTATGTGGCTCCCTTCCCCGACCGCGAGGCCTTCGGGATAgatgccttttggcaggactggtagAGATggaggttcctgtacctctttcccccggtgcatttgttgctgctggtactggcttgcttggagacttacgagggggggggggttgtcctcttggccccatggtggctaacccagccgtggtttcaggtgctgcttgcccgTTGTCCAAACACAGAAGTTTTTTCATGGCTCTGCCTCTTTTAGATCAGCTCGGTCCGTTATGagactggtttgctcctctcgagTTTTTGCATCCGGTATTTTTGACTCacgtttatcatttgtatggtgatcaggtgacttcattgatggtgtctcACCTGCAGGCTTcgtctcggcagcagtatgaagtttcctcgtggtccttccattttttttttgacTTGTCATTGTACTTCGCTTTCGGTTCGGGTGTTGTTGCCCCCTCTCGTGGTTGTTCCATGATCATCATCTTATGGcgaatactgtcgcctcctatcgtgcggcactggcagagccgcttcagcttgctttcggtattgatgttacttctgcaccacttcgcaagctgtctcgtgctttGTTGCATCTCCAGCCTACCCTTGCGCCACCCTAGCCGTCTTGGTCTTTGGATTGGGTTCTCTATCTCTCTCGTCCTCGGTTTGTAGTTGCCCCCTTTGGTTCGGGATTTCTTTTCGAAAGctctttcctgttggcattggcctctgggagtCGGATCAGGGAGTttaatgctctcctccggcgcaggggtttctgctctctaGAGTCGTGGTGATAGGTTCGTTTGTTTGCcgccgtctccttttctggcgaagaatgagactgctgctctcCAGAGGGGTCATTGggctgttgatgcttggttggtcaggccgggggtgcatcatgtgttgtccggttgcgacCCCTAAGCCATTATTTGCGCACCACGGCTTCCATGTCCGGGGATggcctttgggttgatccggtttcccttcttccctgttcacggGTACGGGTGTCTGGTCGCTTGCagggttaagtctagccagcctgcggtctatccccatgcccatgacattccaaagtttgctgctcttgctgccggctTTGgtcacatgtcctgggctgacattcgggcacggggtttttggcggttgaacagggtcctggtttCACGCTACCTCGTTAACGTTCCTGGGGCCTAGTTGGGCCTGCGCCGCTTTGGGTCAGCGGCTGCAGCCTGTCTTGACTTGAGGTATGGAACACAGactgcctcccaggtaagtccccttCTTTATtttagtctttggtgaagtagctctggTGTGCTATTGGGGTtcgccccccagaaaaccagcgttgattgtaatgaaacgccattttcagaGTCTCGAAGGCTCCCCGACATCCCTCCCAGTCGGCGGTTTTTTGCGTATTTTGATATCCACCCTCAGAACTGCAGTGTGGATCGCCAGCACGGTGTGCCTGGggttccccctttcccctccccaggagtagagggggggagctgcacagcagcccctcctccgaatagacagtacgttttaatacttaaTGTAATGAGTACAATCCTGACTATTGGCTTAAAACATAAACACACTTAATCGCCAGAATCGCACCAAAATAGTGAATattagtttacctgaaaagctgtacaGAAAACCACGACTTAACTTTCTTAGCATAGAAGGACAAGCattttgcttcttaattacaattagtacttaacctatagctatattattagttttataaaactaataaaacaaaactgaaatatttcaataaattataaagtaactccggatattttcaaattttgtataaaatctcaatttttaataaaactgaaaaagaaattcctgataattGAAACTTGTGTAGCAaattgaacttgaaaacttcaCCCTAAAATtccgagtgtcttaacagaaaacatgGAGAATAAATGgtttggaggatgggttgcagcacAACGCTTGCTCCGATTAGACAGTACGTTCAATACTAAATGATATACATTCCTTACTGTCTGCATGGTACATAAATTCACTTGATTGTGACATGAAATTTTCATGTTCAATTCCAACTACACAAGTTTCAAATCAAGAATTTTttcaattttattaaataaattttataaaatttgaaaatatcctgagttactttttcaattgaaatattttagttttttgttttataagacgcTAATATcattatagctataggttaagtactaattgtaattaagaagcaataaaatgcttatgtgCAGAGtatgaaggttaggttagatcatggttttctattcagcttttcaggtaaactcaaatattcacaatatatttgactacggttcattactaagtgaaaataagtacaactcCTGACTGCTAGGAACAGTACATAATTACATATAATtgagctgttacatttacctccccatttttggaggccgGACTGTGTGCAGAGATATGTAGCACGGCTTTTGTTACGTCATGCTCATTTTCATTTAGTGAGTactgtccactcgtttggctaTTTTCGttcttttcaccagaataggggttggtTTTGAGGCGCttccccctcactgtctggcccGTTGTCACcgcgagggggcttggtgggcagctgccggagtgtgatgctccatgggtcagtcctctgtcgtTTTGCAGCctaatgctcctgctgctgcctttaccaattttgccagaccccttttcctattcctcgtgtttcatttttctccccccccccctcttctatcaaattgtcatttcctgctgaccttttgcctgttttgattattctttcactcttcttttgttttgacgcccgggtgtttgaggcagcatactcttgcacccgtagaactgtagtacccaacgtctcgagcgaggggaaccttttattgtcgatcctcctttcgtcactgaacccgctctcgacggactcgcggttcttaaggtggcgtttgtgggacgtatactcacgacgcacccttaGGGGGGGAGgggcccggcaagatcggcgatagcttcttgttgggtgtcctgcctctaattgtggctccatggtgggtgtggaggcacattCGTGAATAAAAGTTTTTCATCATTTTCATGGCAGATAACGTTTCCCTTGtatcttctcaggctcgtggggtgggcgacaaagcccccccaagtcggactgtgttggaaaacCAGGCCttgtagcccctgctgcattgggccccgacgacctgactaatctcctcggctcccctccctcctctgcggtagggtcgagtccccagcccccagtggtgaccaccttgtCTCCTGGCAGGgcttcgtctctcattgtgacttctgcgccttttacccccccccccccctctctctatcgGGGTTCTCTatgccgtccccgccacggccgcactcgcacgatcccttcccgtaataatacttacaacgccttgtttggtccccttacgggggctaaatactttgatctccaccatctggattcttctcctcctgacgatttctccttcCATAAacgccttgttgattcagtagatgcctgttacttttaactccaccagttacggtacgcttgtcgtcgctgctccttctcaggatgcagctactcgcttagccgctttgtcctgcattggagagaccccagttcgggtctccaaaaacgctcggttaaatgccagtgttggcactgttctcctcccataccatgttgcaactggtgttcgggacctcaaagattgccatgaggatattaaacatatcctcgaagcccaaggtcattctgtcctccaggtggacacgattactagaccccctcgtggtcgtcgccgtcagctccttcgagttgtaaaaaattacctttgatagtaggggcccttccgccctctattattatcgctggtgccagatgctccgttcaggagtacattccctcaaatacactttgcaataagtgttggaagttcgggcacggtgtcctcaaatgcaccagtactgtgtatttgtgccccatgtgtggggacgatagtcattccaagtccgagtgcacttctccccaggctcgctgcctcaattgcggtgaagcccaccctactttctcacgctcgtgtatgcactacaaactcgaggaagccgtctcCCACTTGCAGCACCGTGATCGTCtctttttcctgaagcgagatgccaagttcgtcgtctcaccTCTTTTGCGGGCGTctcctacgctcgcgtgttgcgttctacctctcctcgtccttcccgtcttcctcggtctcgcaaccgtttccaggtcttaaacccgttcacacccaccacctcctcccctattcctttgcctcctgtcccggatagtctccctcccggttctccaTCAGGGGTTTCTTCCCTTCATACCCAGTCCACaatatctcctttgtcttcttcccccctctccccccattctttcttcccgaccctctcccagtctcttgaccctccacgccacctgtctgtccaggctgatatccatcatcctcccagcaatcttcgtgtttgCTCCCATTCCTCTTCTCTTGAGATCATAGTCTatcgcccggtacgttgttactggaatgcctgtctcttcgagtcagaaacgtaagcctggctcctctccttcctctccagcGGGTAAGGTGGTTTCGCTTTCGtcctcaccccttccctctgTCACTAcatctcccatttcagtggtcgaacCCCGTCCCCAGATATAGAGGTTTCTctcgcccccgattccctctcggttgctgcccttgctgaggttcaCTCCCTgacttctgcccccccccccttctccagctgtccttgcctgcccctctcagttccctcctcctcctcttcctccggaccccgtcagtccgcctctggtctgtcctcttgctcccttccctctatccttactaagtttacccatacaccctaaccctgattttgccgaccctgctTTTGACCCTGAacctgagattctttaataaactgtgttcttctataccattatttctttcttgttctgttactgtcctttctctttggtaatgtctattcttcagaggAATATtcttggattttatgccaactttcatgaactccaacttctaattacgcagttttcaccgctttgtgtttgtctcctggaacctatgcttggtgctcgtcctggtcactttcgtggctattcctgccTTTCTCCCACCTCCCCTTTCCCCCCCGCTCATGGTGGGGcccgtaactctactgctctcttaatttgATCTgacattcccttcgtccccctacttcttccgtcacctatacattgttctgctgcccgtgtttttgtgggcaaattgtatacagtctgttccatttatctccccccaaatgtcccgctttcccttcctgatcttaagcaccacctggactccttgccagagcaggtgctccttttgggtgatttcaactgtcgacattccctctggggtgatgttcttacAAACACCCaaggccgtcttctcgaaccattcgtcctcgcttcttctctatctcttctgaattctggtaagCCCACTCATgtcgactctcgaactcgcaccctttcctttcttgatctttctctctcctcgtcgtccctttacttagatttcacgtggcaggttcttgacctccataagtgatcatttccctattcTCGTTTCCGTTTTTcactttccaccctcccctctccttccctaggtggcagtttgccaaggctgactggtgcctatttACCCCCCGTGctactctgacctctcctctctgcctcttcctcgtgccCTCCTTCTTTtctatgacactgtcttcgacgctgccctccactctattcctcgctcctcccggggcacacggaagtgcgCTCCCTGGTGGAAtgaggactgtgctcgggctttccgctgtaagcgtgcagcctggaagaaaccccGCCGccagcagacggctgattcttttattttgtttcggaaggcaagtgcggtggcccgtaggaccatccgtacatctaaacgtgagagtt
Above is a window of Procambarus clarkii isolate CNS0578487 chromosome 11, FALCON_Pclarkii_2.0, whole genome shotgun sequence DNA encoding:
- the LOC138363490 gene encoding uncharacterized protein isoform X2, with translation MSSSVLLLMVMVIGVVYGMGVPLDEHGTNKTKAELERLWTDVPLARSGSTVGNVVYSVAGFLLGGVLLFVSLFDSTRKPVIKFFDNAFGERSVRRRRDVGTGLESHVAAAFDAFTAALDKMEVIAKMNLNYL